A stretch of Microbacterium caowuchunii DNA encodes these proteins:
- a CDS encoding deoxyguanosinetriphosphate triphosphohydrolase, which produces MESTTGRPTGYDAADAERFHVERHRSQRDDFARDRARVLHSASLRRLAAKTQVLSPASPADFARNRLTHSLEVAQVGRELATALQLAPDVVDTACLSHDLGHPPFGHNGERALNEWAEDIGGFEGNAQTLRILTRLESKVVGADGESFGLNLTRASLDATCKYPWTVDSPVPDPGGRLKFGVYPEDEAVFRWMREGAPGRIRCIEAEVMDLSDDIAYSVHDFEDAIVNGYLDPRRLSDPRQHSAILSAIQTWVGYDFTRDELEDALFRLTRMPEWIPAFDGSRAAHARLKNLTSDLIGRFARAATAATREAYDAPSLTRYRGHVVVPRVIEAEMAVLKGTIGAFVVSIEGRKGLYKEQRRVLKRLASALWDDPGQLDSVHAEDFAAAETDAARQRVVVDQVASLTDGVALGWHHRLVGRIDSESLGIWLPGGQAVSRPEYALPEPLEGL; this is translated from the coding sequence GTGGAGTCGACGACCGGTCGGCCCACGGGATACGACGCAGCGGATGCCGAACGCTTCCACGTCGAACGACACCGGTCCCAGCGTGACGACTTCGCCCGCGACCGTGCGCGGGTGCTCCACTCGGCGTCGCTGCGCCGCCTGGCGGCCAAGACGCAGGTGCTCAGCCCGGCGAGTCCGGCCGACTTCGCCCGCAACCGCCTGACGCACTCGCTCGAGGTCGCCCAGGTCGGCCGGGAACTCGCGACCGCGCTGCAGCTTGCGCCGGATGTCGTGGACACGGCGTGCCTGAGTCACGATCTGGGGCATCCGCCCTTCGGTCACAACGGCGAGCGGGCGCTCAACGAATGGGCTGAGGACATCGGCGGCTTCGAGGGGAACGCGCAGACGCTGCGCATCCTCACCCGGCTGGAGTCGAAGGTCGTCGGCGCGGACGGGGAGAGTTTCGGCCTGAACCTCACCCGGGCGAGCCTCGACGCCACCTGCAAGTACCCCTGGACCGTGGACAGCCCGGTGCCCGACCCGGGCGGCAGGCTCAAGTTCGGCGTGTATCCCGAGGATGAGGCGGTCTTCCGCTGGATGCGGGAGGGCGCGCCCGGCCGCATCCGGTGCATCGAGGCGGAGGTGATGGATCTGTCGGACGACATCGCCTACTCGGTGCACGACTTCGAGGACGCCATCGTCAACGGCTACCTGGATCCGCGACGGCTGTCCGACCCCCGCCAGCACAGTGCCATCCTCAGTGCGATCCAGACGTGGGTGGGATACGACTTCACCCGCGACGAGCTGGAGGACGCACTGTTCCGGCTCACCCGGATGCCGGAGTGGATCCCGGCCTTCGACGGATCCCGCGCCGCGCACGCCCGGCTGAAGAACCTGACCTCCGACCTCATCGGCCGTTTCGCGCGGGCCGCCACCGCGGCGACGCGGGAGGCCTACGACGCGCCTTCGCTCACGCGCTACCGTGGCCACGTGGTGGTCCCGCGGGTGATCGAGGCGGAGATGGCCGTGCTCAAGGGCACGATCGGGGCGTTCGTCGTGTCCATCGAGGGCCGCAAGGGCCTCTACAAGGAACAGCGCCGGGTGCTCAAGCGCCTGGCCTCCGCCCTGTGGGACGATCCCGGTCAGCTGGACTCGGTGCACGCGGAGGACTTCGCCGCGGCGGAGACGGATGCGGCACGGCAGCGCGTCGTGGTGGATCAGGTCGCCAGCCTCACCGACGGCGTGGCGCTCGGATGGCATCACCGGCTCGTCGGCCGGATCGACAGCGAGTCCCTCGGGATCTGGCTGCCCGGCGGCCAGGCGGTGTCGCGTCCCGAGTACGCCCTGCCCGAGCCGCTCGAGGGTCTCTGA
- a CDS encoding PIG-L family deacetylase → MGSHLRARPARHNRRRRQAVITTVIAVLVVAASGTAAVAFMPGLPKSLLPATSTPSPAPVAEPAEEPDVPVEESAIPEEPALPPAPVSPAALACTTTSLMSVWAHQDDDLIFANPDISAAIAGGECVRTLYLTAGDAGKGAGYSTSRELGILRSYNVMRGAESFWDEHTVTLLSGAELTMFTPQGSTDTAVAFLRLPDGGLSAGGFPATGHTSMPMLLNGSIATIAPIDGGPPVSAEGLGHTISELISAWGPSRLFTHTPGASTLSHGDHPDHAATGTLTRQAWQAVGYPVDAVRYFIGYPSEHMPVNVSGDVLTHKVDVYRTYAKEDVVIACADNAACLSRRGFGAWLQRSYAKTDAELGIG, encoded by the coding sequence GTGGGGTCGCATCTTCGCGCGCGCCCGGCGCGACACAATCGTCGCCGCCGGCAGGCCGTCATCACCACCGTCATCGCCGTGCTCGTGGTCGCGGCGTCGGGAACCGCCGCGGTGGCCTTCATGCCCGGCCTCCCGAAGTCGCTGCTCCCGGCCACGAGCACCCCTTCGCCCGCACCGGTCGCCGAGCCCGCCGAGGAGCCTGACGTCCCCGTCGAGGAGTCGGCGATCCCGGAAGAGCCCGCTCTCCCTCCGGCGCCGGTCTCCCCGGCCGCGCTGGCCTGCACAACGACGTCGCTCATGTCGGTGTGGGCGCACCAGGACGACGACCTCATCTTCGCCAACCCGGACATCTCCGCCGCGATCGCCGGCGGTGAGTGCGTGCGCACGCTCTACCTCACCGCAGGGGATGCCGGTAAAGGCGCCGGCTACTCCACCTCCCGGGAACTCGGCATCCTGCGCTCCTACAACGTGATGCGCGGCGCAGAGTCGTTCTGGGACGAGCACACCGTGACGCTCCTCTCCGGCGCCGAGCTGACGATGTTCACCCCGCAGGGAAGCACCGACACCGCGGTGGCGTTCCTCCGGCTTCCCGACGGGGGCCTCTCCGCCGGAGGCTTCCCCGCCACCGGCCACACCAGCATGCCCATGCTGTTGAACGGGTCCATCGCGACGATCGCCCCGATCGACGGCGGTCCCCCGGTGAGCGCGGAGGGTCTCGGACACACGATCTCGGAGCTCATCTCCGCCTGGGGGCCCAGCCGGCTCTTCACGCACACGCCCGGCGCGTCCACCCTCTCGCACGGCGACCATCCGGACCATGCCGCCACCGGCACGCTCACCCGCCAGGCCTGGCAGGCCGTCGGCTACCCGGTGGACGCGGTGCGCTACTTCATCGGCTACCCCTCGGAGCACATGCCGGTCAACGTGAGCGGCGACGTCCTCACCCACAAGGTCGACGTCTACCGCACCTACGCGAAGGAGGACGTCGTGATCGCCTGCGCCGACAACGCCGCGTGCCTCAGCCGTCGCGGGTTCGGGGCGTGGCTGCAGCGGTCCTACGCCAAGACGGACGCCGAACTCGGGATCGGCTGA
- a CDS encoding glutathione peroxidase: MTDTSATDLRSIPFQTADGTEQTLSSFGDRLFLIVNVASRCGLAPQYEQLEELQRTYGDRGLQVLGFPCNQFMGQEPGSMEEILEYCSTTWGVSFPVEDKIKVNGANAAPLYKALKKAKDAEGKRGPIVWNFEKFLLTPDGDVHRFRPTVKPDDPAIVAVIEANLPA; this comes from the coding sequence ATGACCGACACGAGCGCCACGGACCTGCGCAGCATCCCCTTCCAGACCGCGGATGGGACGGAGCAGACCCTGTCCTCCTTCGGCGACCGGCTCTTCCTGATCGTCAACGTCGCCTCGCGGTGCGGGCTCGCACCCCAGTACGAGCAGCTCGAGGAGTTGCAGCGCACGTACGGGGACCGCGGCCTGCAGGTGCTGGGATTCCCGTGCAATCAGTTCATGGGCCAGGAGCCGGGCTCGATGGAGGAGATCCTCGAGTACTGCTCCACCACATGGGGTGTGTCGTTCCCGGTGGAGGACAAGATCAAGGTGAACGGCGCGAACGCGGCGCCGCTGTACAAGGCGCTGAAGAAGGCGAAGGACGCGGAGGGCAAGCGCGGACCGATCGTGTGGAACTTCGAGAAGTTCCTCCTCACGCCGGACGGCGACGTCCACCGGTTCCGTCCGACCGTCAAGCCGGACGACCCGGCGATCGTCGCCGTCATCGAGGCGAACCTCCCCGCCTGA
- a CDS encoding DsbA family oxidoreductase, translating to MTDPIRIDVWSDIACPWCYIGKRNLEKGLAVVAAEDDPPAVEVTYHSYELSPDTPVDFDGDEIDFLSGHKGMPREQVEQMLDRVTQVAAEAGLEYHFEHVRHTNTVKAHELLHAAKAAGRQHEMAERLMSAYFVEGAHVGRIDGLVDLAAEVGLDRDEIRRALESEQYLPAVREDQAQAQSYGITGVPFFVIDGKYGVSGAQPADAFAQITRQVWAERTPAAVATAD from the coding sequence ATGACAGACCCGATTCGAATCGACGTATGGAGCGACATCGCCTGCCCCTGGTGCTACATCGGCAAGCGCAATCTCGAGAAGGGGCTCGCGGTGGTAGCCGCGGAGGACGACCCGCCCGCGGTCGAGGTGACGTACCACTCGTACGAGCTCTCGCCGGACACCCCGGTCGACTTCGACGGGGACGAGATCGACTTCCTCTCCGGTCACAAGGGGATGCCGCGCGAGCAGGTGGAGCAGATGCTCGACCGCGTGACGCAGGTGGCAGCCGAGGCGGGGCTGGAGTACCACTTCGAGCACGTCCGGCACACGAACACCGTCAAGGCCCACGAGCTGCTGCACGCCGCGAAGGCGGCGGGTCGCCAGCACGAGATGGCCGAGCGGCTCATGTCGGCGTACTTCGTGGAGGGCGCGCACGTCGGACGCATCGATGGGCTGGTCGACCTCGCCGCCGAGGTCGGCCTGGACCGGGATGAGATCCGGCGGGCGCTGGAGAGCGAGCAGTACCTGCCCGCCGTGCGGGAGGACCAGGCGCAGGCGCAGTCCTACGGCATCACGGGCGTGCCGTTCTTCGTGATCGACGGGAAGTACGGCGTGAGCGGTGCCCAGCCCGCGGACGCGTTCGCGCAGATCACCCGCCAGGTGTGGGCCGAGCGCACTCCGGCCGCCGTGGCGACCGCGGACTGA
- the dusB gene encoding tRNA dihydrouridine synthase DusB, translated as MTTTLAPASALRIGPIEVDVPVVLAPMAGITNTAFRRLCREYGAGLYVSEMITSRALVERNATTMRLIRHHESEVPRSVQLYGVDPVTVGKAARLLAEEDRADHIDLNFGCPVPKVTRKGGGSALPWKTDLFGAIVRAAVENAGDIPVTVKMRKGIDDDHLTYLDAGRIAEDAGVAAVALHGRTAAQFYSGTADWAAIAALKQAVTSIPVLGNGDIWSAEDAVRMMAETGADGVVVGRGCLGRPWLFGDLARAFGGGQGSAPVDATLGFVAQAFRRHAELLVEFFEDEGRGCRDIRKHVAWYFKGYPVGGDVRASLATASSLAEIDDLLTLLDADAPYPGAAAEGQRGRAGTPKRPALPDRWLESRELGADAAEYLAEAELDTSGG; from the coding sequence ATGACCACGACTCTCGCCCCCGCCTCCGCGTTGCGGATCGGGCCGATCGAGGTGGACGTCCCGGTGGTGCTCGCCCCCATGGCGGGCATCACGAACACCGCATTCCGTCGCCTGTGCCGCGAGTACGGAGCGGGCCTGTACGTGAGCGAGATGATCACCTCGCGCGCGCTCGTCGAGCGGAACGCCACCACGATGCGCCTCATCCGCCACCATGAATCCGAGGTCCCGCGTTCGGTGCAGCTGTACGGCGTGGACCCGGTCACCGTCGGCAAGGCCGCACGGCTCCTGGCCGAGGAGGACCGCGCCGACCACATCGACCTCAACTTCGGCTGCCCGGTCCCCAAGGTCACCCGCAAGGGCGGCGGTTCAGCCCTCCCGTGGAAGACCGACCTGTTCGGCGCGATCGTCCGCGCCGCGGTCGAGAACGCCGGCGACATCCCGGTCACGGTCAAGATGCGCAAGGGCATCGACGACGATCACCTCACCTACCTGGATGCGGGCCGGATCGCCGAGGACGCCGGGGTGGCCGCGGTCGCCCTGCACGGGCGGACGGCCGCGCAGTTCTACTCGGGCACGGCGGACTGGGCGGCCATCGCGGCGCTCAAGCAGGCCGTGACCAGCATCCCGGTGCTCGGGAACGGCGACATCTGGTCGGCGGAGGACGCCGTGCGGATGATGGCGGAGACCGGTGCGGACGGCGTCGTCGTCGGGCGCGGTTGCCTCGGCCGGCCGTGGCTCTTCGGTGACCTCGCCCGTGCCTTCGGGGGTGGCCAGGGATCCGCCCCGGTCGACGCCACCCTCGGCTTCGTGGCACAGGCCTTCCGCCGCCATGCCGAGCTGCTCGTGGAGTTCTTCGAGGACGAGGGACGCGGATGCCGCGACATCCGCAAACACGTAGCCTGGTACTTCAAGGGGTATCCGGTGGGCGGTGACGTGCGGGCGAGTCTCGCCACCGCCTCCTCGCTCGCCGAGATCGACGACCTGTTGACGTTGCTGGACGCGGACGCCCCGTACCCGGGTGCCGCGGCGGAGGGCCAGCGCGGGCGTGCCGGCACTCCGAAGCGACCCGCCCTGCCCGATCGGTGGCTGGAGAGTCGTGAGCTCGGCGCGGATGCGGCCGAGTACCTGGCGGAAGCGGAGCTCGACACCAGTGGCGGCTGA